The following are encoded together in the Poseidonibacter lekithochrous genome:
- a CDS encoding response regulator transcription factor, with protein MSDFTTRVLLVEDEDVARKTLAFYLNTIFDEVVVAHDGQEGFSIIEDNFKDNKTFDLVLTDLKMPNIDGMDMIEEILTIIPNQRFIIVSAHKNEEDLLKLINLRVLGYFVKPLNIDNMMEMLQKAKKEVLEDKKEVESNGDLITINKTYTYNLSNDKLYNEENIVKLSKKESDILGVLIKSLGEVVSVESFKEEVWDDINTNDSAFRTVMKRLKDKIKDDDFIISHKGYGYIIEKPFVK; from the coding sequence ATGAGTGATTTTACTACAAGAGTATTATTAGTTGAAGATGAAGATGTAGCAAGAAAAACTCTTGCTTTTTATCTGAATACAATTTTTGACGAAGTTGTTGTTGCTCATGATGGGCAAGAAGGTTTTTCAATTATTGAAGACAATTTTAAAGATAATAAGACATTTGATTTAGTTTTAACTGATCTTAAAATGCCTAATATTGATGGTATGGATATGATAGAAGAGATTCTTACTATTATTCCAAATCAAAGATTTATTATTGTTAGTGCTCATAAAAATGAGGAAGATTTATTAAAACTTATTAACCTTAGAGTTCTAGGATATTTTGTTAAACCATTAAATATTGACAATATGATGGAAATGCTTCAAAAAGCTAAAAAAGAAGTATTAGAAGATAAAAAAGAAGTTGAATCTAATGGTGATCTAATTACTATAAATAAGACATATACTTACAATCTTTCTAATGACAAACTTTACAATGAAGAAAATATTGTTAAACTATCTAAAAAAGAGTCTGATATCTTAGGTGTTTTAATTAAAAGTCTTGGAGAAGTTGTATCTGTTGAGTCTTTTAAAGAAGAAGTTTGGGATGATATTAATACTAACGATTCTGCATTTAGAACAGTAATGAAAAGATTAAAAGATAAAATCAAAGATGATGATTTTATTATCTCTCATAAAGGTTATGGATACATAATCGAAAAGCCATTTGTAAAATAA
- a CDS encoding TRAP transporter permease: protein MPLYEEKPHKLSELEEEQLHETEAVVNELEGQRVFGAQHYEFWLISVIALSWSLFQLYIVIEPINSTITRSIHLSFGILLAFLIYPMFRKPYFLQKIRWFGFTLAGVGVATASYVAVFYEDLAQRPGDYIGLDIFMALLGIVILLEAGRRVLGFALSIIAIVFLAYDVLGPYMPEMIIHKGASLNKLAGHMFLTTEGIFGVPLGVSAGFVFLFVLFGSLLDKAGAGEYFINLAFAMLGKYRGGPAKASVVASGFTGIISGSSIANTVTTGTFTIPLMKKAGFRPEQAGAVEVASSTNGQLMPPVMGAAAFIIAEFLGMAYTDVIIAAFIPAFVSYFALFYIVHLEALKLGLKGMDDEDLPPKWKTFIRGIHYLVPIFFLMYTLMVLRESAASAAFNAIMLLMLLMVVQHPFRAILAKEKITKEILLSGFVDILAGMIAGAKNMVPIAIATALAGIVVGSITLTGLGQVLLEVIESLSGGNIFIILFLAAFVSLVLGMGLPTTANYIVMASLTAPVILILAQDNGFLIPAIAAHLFVFYFGILADDTPPVGLAAYAAAGIAKADPIKTGIQGFKYDIRTAILPFMFFFNPELLLISGVDAMNPADPKGWIWITNPVEIVMIFVTAFIGMVAFSCFTQGYFVTKTNIIERFIFLTIVPFMFLPKIMAEYLSLPDHHLSYLIGLLIFAVIYFMQKAKGKAEKVSTAEVNL from the coding sequence ATGCCTCTTTATGAAGAGAAACCTCATAAACTTAGTGAATTAGAAGAAGAGCAATTACACGAAACTGAAGCTGTTGTTAATGAACTTGAAGGACAAAGAGTTTTTGGAGCACAACACTATGAGTTTTGGTTAATTTCGGTTATTGCCTTAAGCTGGTCACTATTTCAATTATATATCGTAATTGAACCTATTAATTCAACTATAACAAGATCAATTCACTTATCATTTGGTATTTTATTAGCATTCCTAATTTACCCAATGTTTAGAAAACCATATTTTTTACAAAAAATTAGATGGTTTGGATTTACACTAGCTGGTGTTGGAGTAGCAACTGCTTCTTATGTTGCAGTATTCTATGAAGATTTAGCACAAAGACCTGGTGATTATATTGGTCTTGATATTTTCATGGCATTACTTGGTATTGTTATTTTACTTGAAGCTGGAAGAAGAGTATTAGGATTTGCACTTAGTATAATTGCTATTGTATTCTTAGCTTATGATGTTTTAGGTCCTTATATGCCTGAAATGATTATCCATAAAGGTGCATCATTAAATAAACTTGCAGGACATATGTTCTTAACTACTGAAGGTATCTTTGGTGTTCCATTAGGTGTATCTGCTGGATTTGTATTCTTATTTGTACTTTTTGGTTCATTATTAGATAAAGCCGGTGCTGGTGAGTACTTTATTAACTTAGCATTTGCAATGCTTGGTAAATATAGAGGTGGTCCTGCAAAAGCTTCTGTTGTTGCATCTGGGTTTACTGGAATTATCTCTGGTTCATCAATTGCTAATACAGTAACAACTGGTACATTTACTATTCCATTAATGAAAAAAGCTGGATTTAGGCCGGAGCAAGCAGGGGCTGTTGAAGTTGCCTCTTCTACCAATGGGCAATTGATGCCACCGGTTATGGGTGCTGCTGCGTTTATTATTGCTGAATTCTTAGGAATGGCATATACAGACGTAATTATTGCAGCATTTATTCCTGCCTTTGTTTCTTATTTTGCACTATTTTATATTGTTCACTTAGAAGCACTTAAATTAGGTCTTAAAGGAATGGATGATGAAGATTTACCTCCAAAATGGAAAACATTTATTAGAGGTATTCACTATTTAGTCCCTATTTTCTTCTTGATGTATACACTAATGGTATTAAGAGAATCAGCTGCTAGTGCTGCGTTTAATGCAATTATGTTATTAATGTTATTAATGGTTGTACAACATCCATTTAGAGCTATTTTAGCAAAAGAAAAAATTACTAAAGAGATTTTATTAAGTGGTTTTGTTGATATTTTAGCGGGTATGATTGCCGGTGCTAAAAACATGGTTCCTATTGCAATTGCTACAGCATTAGCTGGTATTGTTGTTGGATCTATTACATTAACTGGTTTAGGTCAAGTATTATTAGAAGTTATTGAATCATTATCTGGTGGTAATATCTTTATTATTCTATTCTTAGCTGCTTTTGTTTCATTAGTATTAGGAATGGGTTTACCAACGACTGCTAACTATATTGTAATGGCATCGTTAACAGCACCAGTAATTTTAATTCTTGCGCAAGATAATGGATTCTTAATTCCTGCAATTGCTGCTCACTTATTTGTATTCTACTTTGGTATTCTAGCAGATGACACCCCACCTGTTGGTCTGGCCGCCTACGCGGCAGCTGGTATTGCTAAAGCCGATCCAATTAAGACTGGTATCCAAGGATTTAAATACGATATTAGAACAGCGATTTTACCGTTTATGTTCTTCTTTAACCCAGAGTTATTATTAATCTCAGGTGTTGATGCTATGAATCCTGCTGATCCTAAAGGATGGATTTGGATTACAAATCCTGTTGAAATTGTAATGATTTTTGTTACAGCATTTATTGGTATGGTTGCATTCTCTTGTTTCACACAAGGATACTTTGTAACTAAAACAAATATTATTGAGAGATTTATTTTCTTAACAATTGTTCCATTTATGTTCTTACCAAAAATTATGGCAGAGTACTTAAGTTTGCCAGATCATCATTTATCTTATCTGATAGGTCTACTTATATTTGCAGTGATTTATTTCATGCAAAAAGCAAAAGGGAAAGCTGAAAAAGTCTCAACAGCGGAAGTAAACTTATAA